One genomic segment of Panulirus ornatus isolate Po-2019 chromosome 3, ASM3632096v1, whole genome shotgun sequence includes these proteins:
- the LOC139759852 gene encoding uncharacterized protein, with protein MEKHECLTRSHVVASVMLLPPSPSLTQERLNLTVIWLLVNIAFIFFFFIGVMSYLALGQWAIAVGYILALFFHLYASIIVFSYAHNLFILQTVRDLIPYPIIHSNPDLQDIEHHEPQGKRRPPKTPCPSPRMGPGTPPPHPASQEVVARCAPASPLTPPRRRLPPPERTVFPKVKVPKPRPLHEPVQVQAQVRARAPHSHIITLQT; from the exons ATGGAGAAACATGAGTGTCTCACTCGCAGTCATGTAGTAGCGTCCGtcatgctcctccctccctcaccctccctcacacaggaacGTTTGAACCTGACAGTCATATGGCTGTTGGTCAACATtgccttcatcttcttcttcttcatcgggGTGATGAGTTACCTCGCCCTGGGCCAGTGGGCCATCGCCGTCGGCTACATCCTGGCCCTCTTCTTCCACCTGTACGCCAGCATCATCGTCTTCTCCTACGCGCACAAC CTCTTCATTCTCCAGACCGTAAGGGATTTGATCCCATATCCTATCATACATTCGAACCCTGACCTACAAGACATCGAACACCATGAACCACAAGGCAAGAGGAGGCCTCCGAAAACCCCTTGTCCCAGTCCTAGAATGGGTCCCggaacaccaccacctcacccagcaTCCCAGGAGGTCGTGGCCCGATGCGCCCCAGCAAGTCCACTCACTCCGCCAAGACGCAGGCTGCCTCCGCCAGAGAGGACAGTCTTCCCCAAGGTTAAGGTACCCAAGCCAAGGCCCCTCCACGAGCCTGTTCAAGTCCAGGCTCAGGTACGTGCCAGagccccacactcccacatcATCACGCTGCAGACCTGA